From the genome of Gracilimonas sp., one region includes:
- a CDS encoding sigma-54 dependent transcriptional regulator → MKHSILVVDDDELLLGFMEEILTKEGFEIHAFESPVKATQYLEKNTVDLVITDVKMNEMTGDEVLATVKKKYPDTGVIMITGFGNINHAVRALHKGAFDYITKPFKAKEIIYRVNRYFDADPEERDKKPKSVAHSPREDKKGDLVSPLNNSEETENNFIGNDPQIKKLLRVIPQIARNAAPVLIQGESGTGKEVFAHQIHVNSNRAQGPYIKINCANLPSELVESTLFGHLEGSFTGATSDRKGAFDAAEGGTLLLDEITEIELNVQAKLLRVLQENEFYRVGSQEPVKADVRILATSNRNIAEAIADKQFREDLYYRLNVFPVEIPPLRNRKGDIPVLANYFVEHYSKKYELEKKELSEELLEHLVQQDWRGNVRELNNKIHRGIILAQDSDNITMEHINNEMFSSVDDNLNKEILSTDLPLMSIEDMELQLIQKALEHTQGNQKKAAKLLGISDRTIRNKLKQLDDED, encoded by the coding sequence ATGAAACATTCCATTCTTGTTGTTGATGATGATGAACTTCTACTTGGGTTCATGGAGGAGATATTAACAAAAGAAGGATTTGAGATTCATGCTTTTGAATCTCCTGTGAAGGCTACTCAATATCTCGAGAAAAATACCGTCGATCTGGTCATAACCGACGTTAAAATGAATGAGATGACCGGAGATGAAGTCCTTGCCACTGTAAAAAAGAAGTACCCGGACACTGGCGTTATTATGATCACTGGTTTTGGAAATATCAACCACGCTGTGCGTGCGCTGCATAAAGGTGCTTTTGATTATATCACCAAGCCATTTAAAGCTAAAGAAATTATCTATCGGGTAAACCGCTATTTCGATGCCGATCCCGAAGAGCGTGATAAGAAGCCCAAATCGGTAGCCCACTCTCCCCGTGAAGATAAAAAAGGCGATCTGGTTAGCCCGTTGAATAATTCTGAGGAAACTGAAAACAATTTTATTGGCAACGATCCTCAGATAAAAAAGCTTCTGAGGGTTATTCCACAAATTGCCCGCAACGCAGCCCCAGTTCTAATTCAGGGTGAAAGCGGAACCGGAAAAGAAGTTTTTGCTCATCAGATTCATGTTAACAGCAACAGAGCCCAGGGACCCTATATCAAGATAAATTGTGCCAACCTTCCTTCCGAGCTGGTTGAAAGTACACTTTTTGGGCATCTGGAAGGTTCCTTTACCGGTGCTACCTCAGACCGTAAAGGCGCTTTTGACGCTGCCGAAGGCGGTACTTTGCTCTTGGATGAAATCACAGAAATTGAACTTAATGTTCAGGCCAAGCTTCTTCGCGTTCTGCAAGAAAATGAATTTTACCGGGTGGGAAGTCAGGAACCCGTTAAAGCCGATGTTCGCATTCTGGCAACATCAAACCGAAATATTGCCGAAGCCATTGCTGACAAACAATTCAGGGAAGATTTATACTATCGCCTGAATGTATTTCCTGTAGAAATCCCCCCTCTTCGTAATCGAAAAGGTGACATCCCGGTTTTAGCCAATTACTTTGTTGAGCATTATTCCAAAAAATACGAGTTGGAAAAAAAAGAACTTTCTGAAGAGCTCCTTGAACATTTAGTTCAGCAAGATTGGCGTGGGAATGTGAGAGAGCTAAATAATAAAATCCATCGTGGTATTATTTTAGCTCAGGATAGTGACAATATCACGATGGAACATATCAACAATGAAATGTTTTCCAGTGTGGATGATAACCTGAATAAGGAAATTCTTTCAACTGACCTTCCCCTTATGTCGATTGAAGACATGGAACTGCAACTCATTCAGAAAGCTCTTGAACACACGCAGGGCAACCAGAAAAAAGCGGCTAAGTTATTGGGTATTTCTGACCGTACCATCCGAAATAAGCTCAAGCAGTTGGATGATGAGGACTAG
- a CDS encoding multicopper oxidase domain-containing protein, giving the protein MKTYSIFIALVIALLTHPLFAQQLAPEVKGDSLIYRLTISEKTMTVAGKSVNAMAINETIPGPTLKFKEGKHAVIHVTNTMSEETSVHWHGLLLPNFMDGVPYLTTPPIRPGKTLTYDFPLTHAGTYWYHSHTGLQEQKGIYGSIIIEPEEKNLDYDEDLVLVLSDWTNDNPSRVMKNLKRHNEWYGVELGNAPSVWKSIQSKTLGAQLKLWSQKMPGMHISDIPYDAFLVNGKDEQVYNQYELGTKVRVRVINAAASSYFWLNYAGGNLRIVSADGLNVQPVETEKVLIGLAETYDFIVTVEEGKSLEFQATPQDVTGSASAFIGAGTKSFAPDIPFPDYQQMAVEMADMHGGGGHDMSLEGEERGRFTTYKTTMTDHSKHQIDSHEGHDMHQNMQAQEDHSAHNMDEKNGMEAMSHSMHEMDDPTQPMTMWETGYSNSVLKSPEPTEFQNGDTVRNLTFNLTGNMWRYTWSINGKTLSASDKIKIKKGEIVRVTLNNETMMHHPMHLHGHFFRVLNGNGKYAPLKHTVDVPPMSRITIEFAANEEKDWFFHCHILYHMKAGMARVFSYEGSERDERLAPYPVGTLYKHDKEFFTWGTVTGASHMGSLELVSSNTNNQFNLETKYAWDQNYELKVDYERFVGDYFRIYGGIKAENKIDNSLNEHEVHGRIGMRYLLLYILDTDLSIDHKLRPELGLNAHIPLMQRLMVTGHFEYKLDTGFAEELPANKNLDQDISYTAGIEYLLNEYFSVQANYDSRFGWGGGLTFRF; this is encoded by the coding sequence ATGAAGACTTATTCAATTTTTATTGCTCTTGTAATCGCACTATTGACTCACCCTCTTTTTGCTCAACAGTTGGCACCTGAAGTTAAAGGTGATAGCCTTATTTACCGGCTTACAATCAGTGAAAAAACAATGACTGTTGCCGGAAAATCGGTAAACGCGATGGCTATAAACGAAACGATACCGGGACCAACATTAAAGTTTAAAGAAGGCAAACATGCCGTCATTCATGTTACCAATACCATGAGTGAAGAGACTTCAGTGCATTGGCATGGTTTGTTACTGCCCAATTTCATGGATGGTGTTCCTTATTTGACTACTCCGCCCATCCGTCCCGGCAAAACGTTGACATATGATTTTCCGCTTACTCATGCAGGTACTTATTGGTACCACTCACATACAGGTTTGCAGGAACAGAAAGGTATTTACGGAAGCATTATTATAGAGCCGGAAGAAAAGAATCTGGATTATGATGAAGACTTAGTGCTCGTTCTCTCAGATTGGACCAATGATAATCCTTCCAGGGTCATGAAAAACTTGAAACGCCACAATGAGTGGTATGGAGTGGAGCTGGGTAACGCCCCATCGGTTTGGAAATCCATTCAAAGTAAAACCTTAGGAGCCCAGCTCAAGCTATGGTCTCAAAAAATGCCGGGCATGCATATTTCGGATATACCCTACGATGCTTTTTTGGTTAATGGCAAAGATGAACAGGTGTACAATCAATATGAGCTGGGTACCAAAGTGAGGGTAAGGGTTATCAATGCAGCCGCCTCCAGTTATTTTTGGTTGAACTACGCTGGTGGAAATCTACGGATTGTATCAGCAGACGGACTGAATGTTCAACCCGTTGAAACAGAAAAAGTACTTATTGGACTGGCAGAGACTTATGATTTTATCGTAACGGTGGAGGAAGGGAAGAGCCTTGAATTCCAGGCGACACCTCAGGATGTGACTGGGTCAGCTTCTGCTTTCATCGGAGCGGGGACAAAGTCGTTTGCCCCGGATATCCCATTTCCGGACTACCAACAAATGGCCGTGGAAATGGCAGATATGCATGGAGGTGGTGGTCATGATATGAGTTTGGAAGGAGAGGAAAGAGGAAGGTTCACTACCTATAAAACGACCATGACCGACCATTCCAAGCATCAAATAGATAGTCATGAAGGGCATGATATGCATCAGAATATGCAGGCTCAGGAAGATCATTCTGCTCATAATATGGATGAGAAAAATGGAATGGAAGCAATGAGTCATTCTATGCATGAAATGGACGACCCGACTCAACCAATGACGATGTGGGAAACGGGTTACAGCAATTCAGTTTTGAAATCACCGGAACCCACTGAGTTTCAAAACGGCGATACCGTCAGAAACCTGACCTTTAATTTAACCGGTAATATGTGGCGCTATACCTGGAGCATAAATGGAAAAACGCTTTCGGCCTCTGATAAAATTAAGATCAAAAAAGGGGAAATCGTCAGAGTTACTTTGAATAATGAAACCATGATGCATCATCCTATGCATTTGCACGGACATTTCTTCCGGGTGTTGAATGGAAATGGGAAATATGCTCCGCTCAAGCATACGGTTGATGTACCTCCAATGAGCAGGATTACCATTGAGTTTGCAGCTAATGAAGAAAAAGACTGGTTTTTTCACTGTCATATTTTGTATCACATGAAAGCAGGAATGGCCCGGGTGTTCAGTTATGAAGGAAGTGAACGTGATGAGCGGCTCGCTCCTTATCCGGTGGGAACACTATACAAACACGATAAGGAATTTTTCACGTGGGGAACCGTGACAGGCGCAAGTCACATGGGAAGTTTGGAGCTCGTTAGCTCGAATACGAACAATCAGTTTAACCTGGAAACAAAATATGCCTGGGATCAAAACTACGAGCTGAAGGTGGATTACGAGCGGTTTGTGGGGGATTATTTCAGGATTTATGGTGGAATTAAAGCAGAAAACAAGATCGATAACTCACTAAATGAACATGAAGTTCATGGCCGGATCGGGATGCGCTATTTACTGCTTTATATTCTCGATACCGATTTGAGCATCGACCACAAATTACGTCCCGAACTTGGATTGAACGCTCACATTCCGCTTATGCAAAGATTAATGGTCACCGGACATTTCGAGTACAAACTGGATACAGGTTTTGCCGAAGAGCTTCCAGCCAATAAAAACCTTGATCAGGATATTTCCTATACCGCTGGAATAGAGTATTTATTGAATGAATATTTTTCAGTTCAGGCCAACTATGACAGTCGCTTTGGCTGGGGAGGAGGATTGACTTTTAGGTTCTAG
- the flgL gene encoding flagellar hook-associated protein FlgL: MRITQKTIFGNFMRDINKNRGEMAKIQSDLSSGRSVRVPSQDPVSFQRSRILTEGIRKEEQFQSNIESGLRQSRLAQDALDETIDRLIEIKEKVVQGASSSLGESNRASMADSISGIRDSLISTLNLSYGDRYLFAGTNSGEKPFELDGTAVGGVSNGSNNKSPKVQAGDGVNIDISVTGSEIRNTPAGDLFEVIGNIEQALRDNDVTALNNLLPDVDESIEHVTDVTSRLGNNINRMDFMFEQYEATRITKEADISRLVDTDYAEAFSDLQRIEVAYESAMAVHTTMFKNTLLDYL; the protein is encoded by the coding sequence ATGAGAATTACGCAGAAAACTATTTTTGGAAACTTCATGCGCGATATCAACAAGAATCGCGGTGAAATGGCTAAGATTCAGTCTGACCTTTCCAGCGGGAGATCCGTCCGGGTTCCATCTCAGGATCCGGTTTCTTTTCAGCGAAGCCGAATACTGACGGAAGGCATCCGCAAGGAAGAGCAGTTTCAAAGTAATATTGAAAGCGGCCTCCGGCAAAGCCGATTGGCCCAGGATGCTCTTGATGAAACCATCGACCGGCTGATTGAGATTAAGGAAAAGGTTGTGCAGGGAGCATCCAGCTCGTTGGGAGAAAGCAACCGGGCCAGTATGGCTGATTCCATCTCGGGCATCAGAGATAGCCTGATCAGTACCCTGAACCTGAGCTACGGCGACCGTTATTTATTTGCAGGCACAAACAGTGGGGAAAAGCCTTTTGAACTGGACGGTACGGCCGTGGGTGGGGTTTCAAATGGAAGTAACAACAAATCGCCTAAAGTACAGGCAGGAGATGGTGTGAATATCGACATCAGTGTAACCGGTTCGGAAATCAGAAATACTCCGGCGGGTGATCTTTTTGAGGTGATTGGAAATATTGAACAGGCTTTGCGTGATAACGACGTAACTGCTTTAAATAACCTGCTGCCTGATGTGGATGAGTCCATTGAGCATGTGACGGATGTGACTTCCCGCCTGGGGAATAACATCAACCGTATGGATTTCATGTTTGAACAATATGAAGCCACCCGAATTACGAAAGAAGCGGATATCAGTCGCCTGGTAGATACGGATTATGCCGAGGCGTTCTCGGATTTACAGCGAATTGAAGTAGCGTATGAGTCGGCAATGGCGGTTCATACCACTATGTTCAAAAATACTCTGCTGGATTATCTCTAA
- the flgK gene encoding flagellar hook-associated protein FlgK has protein sequence MRSLFEISKSGLRSAERSLSVTSNNIVNADTKGYSRQRIDKTPNGMKMTGYNTGLGVNISNVTRLRNEMNDVMLNEKRQNMSFMQSKARVFEQLEASMASDSGSDLDLSISNLLDTFSELSTDPQDISVRNSLISDARQLTTKFKDVSRNIDRTSDLILESSNSTINAINGLLGEIHSLNQTIAQADAAGAPDNTSLDLRVRKLEELSELTDYEISTNDSNAVELRIGGVKVLDAEKADHLKAEINDVDKAYQIRLESGKTVEPQGGQLGAELEMYQTEIPALKDRLDELASTIVTEFNAIHSGGYGLNDSVSRNFFNPTNTTADTISLNQVLVDDPTNIAASDTAGEAGNGETALQIAELRSQQLIGGRKLIDYSVDLITSAGNSLSSLNSQIEARDSEIQMLTTQQERESGVNIDEELSLMIQYQNAYQGAAKVMSAAQNMYDTLIGILR, from the coding sequence ATGCGCTCTCTATTTGAAATTTCTAAAAGCGGATTACGAAGTGCCGAACGGTCTCTTTCGGTTACCTCAAATAACATTGTGAATGCCGACACGAAGGGATATTCACGCCAGCGGATCGACAAAACTCCGAATGGTATGAAGATGACCGGTTATAACACCGGGCTTGGGGTAAATATTTCGAATGTAACCCGTCTCCGAAACGAGATGAACGATGTGATGCTGAACGAAAAGCGGCAAAACATGTCGTTCATGCAGAGTAAAGCCCGGGTTTTTGAACAGCTTGAGGCCAGTATGGCTTCCGATTCAGGCAGCGATCTGGATCTGAGTATCAGCAATTTGTTGGATACTTTTTCCGAGCTGTCCACCGACCCGCAGGATATCAGCGTTCGAAACAGCCTGATCAGTGATGCCCGGCAACTGACCACTAAATTTAAGGATGTAAGCAGGAATATAGATCGCACCAGCGATCTGATTCTGGAGTCATCCAACAGCACTATTAATGCAATTAACGGCTTGCTGGGAGAGATTCATTCTCTGAATCAGACCATCGCTCAGGCTGACGCAGCCGGAGCTCCCGATAATACAAGTCTGGATCTCAGGGTGCGAAAGCTGGAGGAGTTATCTGAGCTTACCGACTACGAAATAAGCACCAACGATTCCAATGCTGTTGAATTACGTATTGGTGGGGTGAAGGTGCTGGATGCAGAAAAAGCAGATCACCTGAAAGCTGAAATTAACGATGTGGATAAGGCCTACCAAATCCGGCTTGAAAGCGGGAAAACAGTGGAGCCTCAGGGTGGTCAGCTTGGAGCAGAGCTTGAGATGTATCAAACCGAAATACCCGCATTGAAAGACCGGCTGGATGAACTTGCATCAACAATAGTGACCGAGTTTAATGCCATTCACTCCGGCGGTTATGGACTGAATGACAGCGTAAGCCGAAACTTCTTCAACCCAACCAACACTACAGCTGATACCATCAGCCTGAACCAGGTATTGGTGGATGATCCGACAAATATTGCGGCTTCTGATACTGCCGGTGAAGCCGGGAATGGTGAAACGGCACTTCAGATCGCAGAACTTCGCAGCCAGCAACTGATTGGCGGAAGAAAGCTGATTGATTATTCGGTGGATTTGATTACATCGGCCGGGAATAGCCTGAGTAGTCTGAACTCTCAAATAGAAGCCCGGGATTCCGAAATTCAGATGCTGACCACCCAGCAGGAACGGGAATCGGGAGTGAATATTGATGAAGAGCTAAGCCTGATGATTCAATATCAAAATGCTTATCAGGGAGCGGCCAAGGTAATGTCGGCCGCACAGAATATGTACGACACACTCATCGGAATTTTGAGGTAA
- the flgN gene encoding flagellar export chaperone FlgN: protein MYNISETTSLEHIAESVELLHNCSKQIIKVMEDQIDAVIASNPVRIEELSEVHGNLSKRFKIHEQEFISELSTLLATSGSTAPVRLVSLKEVFPESVTDIENWHKTLTADTKELQRKHNQILQLLEFAMSQNARMMQSMYSAHNSKNTHYAPTGQQKGITTGVALNQEI, encoded by the coding sequence ATGTATAACATATCCGAAACCACTTCATTAGAACACATAGCAGAATCGGTTGAGCTGCTTCATAATTGCTCCAAACAGATTATAAAGGTAATGGAGGACCAGATTGATGCTGTCATCGCTTCAAATCCGGTAAGAATTGAAGAACTTTCCGAGGTGCACGGTAATCTGTCTAAACGATTTAAAATTCACGAGCAGGAATTCATCAGTGAACTATCCACACTATTAGCCACTTCAGGAAGTACAGCACCGGTGCGGTTGGTGAGCCTTAAAGAGGTGTTTCCGGAGTCTGTAACTGATATAGAAAATTGGCACAAAACGCTCACCGCTGATACCAAAGAACTGCAGCGTAAGCATAACCAGATTTTACAGCTGCTTGAGTTTGCGATGAGCCAGAATGCCCGCATGATGCAGTCTATGTACAGTGCTCATAATTCCAAAAACACACATTATGCACCTACGGGGCAACAAAAGGGAATTACAACAGGTGTAGCACTCAACCAGGAGATCTGA
- a CDS encoding flagellar basal body P-ring protein FlgI, producing the protein MKKKLYTQLIVALSFLAFTGSVQAQSKLADLVEIQHAERTELIGYGLVTGLDRTGDRSSSSRGSVFTVQSIANMLENFGITVDAERLRTRNVAAVMVTATITPYHAPGSEIDITISSLGDASSLQGGVLLQTPLFDPDNDAVFAKAQGPLIVGGITAEIPGARLSQNQTLTATIPSGGTVERNEEFNLSTEEPLGLVLREPNYANARNMVEIINETFDEELASMHHPGLVKVNWPEAFRDRGTMNVFTSIILEQEIQVQSPAKVVINERTGTIVAGGEVVIDDVMISHGNIQVRTQVTPYVSQPPAFSGGETQVLNVPEAGISEQAAQTIVLEPETNVQQLAGSLNALGLSPRDIISIFQALDRAGVLRGKLIVM; encoded by the coding sequence ATGAAAAAGAAATTATACACTCAACTTATTGTTGCCCTTTCGTTTTTAGCCTTTACAGGTTCAGTACAAGCGCAGTCTAAATTGGCCGACCTGGTTGAAATTCAACATGCCGAAAGAACCGAATTGATTGGATATGGGCTGGTGACTGGTCTGGACAGGACAGGAGATCGATCTTCCAGCAGCCGGGGATCGGTATTTACCGTTCAGTCGATTGCGAATATGCTGGAGAACTTCGGAATTACCGTTGATGCTGAACGCCTCCGAACCCGAAATGTAGCCGCTGTGATGGTTACAGCTACCATCACCCCGTACCATGCTCCCGGTAGTGAAATTGATATCACCATTTCCTCTTTGGGAGATGCAAGTAGTTTGCAAGGAGGGGTACTGCTTCAAACTCCGCTTTTTGATCCGGATAACGATGCCGTTTTTGCCAAAGCTCAGGGTCCGCTAATCGTAGGGGGAATAACGGCTGAAATTCCAGGCGCCCGCCTCAGCCAAAACCAAACATTGACGGCAACCATCCCGAGTGGAGGGACTGTAGAGCGAAACGAGGAATTCAATTTAAGTACGGAAGAACCTTTGGGGTTGGTCCTGAGAGAACCAAACTATGCCAATGCCCGGAATATGGTTGAAATCATCAACGAGACATTTGATGAAGAACTGGCTTCGATGCATCACCCGGGTTTGGTGAAAGTGAATTGGCCGGAAGCCTTCAGAGACCGTGGTACCATGAACGTTTTTACCAGCATTATTCTGGAGCAGGAAATTCAGGTTCAGTCTCCGGCTAAAGTAGTTATTAACGAGCGAACCGGAACCATCGTAGCCGGTGGTGAAGTGGTTATTGACGATGTAATGATTTCGCACGGAAATATTCAGGTGCGAACCCAGGTAACACCATATGTGAGTCAACCACCGGCATTCAGCGGGGGAGAAACCCAGGTGTTGAATGTGCCGGAAGCGGGCATTAGTGAACAGGCAGCTCAAACCATTGTGCTGGAACCGGAGACGAATGTACAGCAATTGGCCGGTTCACTGAACGCGCTGGGACTAAGCCCGAGAGATATCATCTCGATTTTTCAGGCACTGGACAGGGCCGGTGTATTACGTGGCAAACTCATTGTGATGTAG
- a CDS encoding flagellar basal body L-ring protein FlgH — protein MAKNTLTTRLLPAILFLSLLLSGVTNAQSSLYRDVKANQVGDIITVILKESTSGSSTSDSKLSTSSDGSANGAISGNFLPFEPTFGSGVNVNYGSDQKNLSSQRQLLEGYISVQIVEVTARGDLIVEGNRMTEVNGEVHKMSITGTVRQNDVDSRNQVLSYRIANANISYQKMGGIKKKKQDRGFLKKVVFTGVTLGMGAAMILRELQRR, from the coding sequence ATGGCAAAAAACACATTAACAACCCGATTGTTACCAGCTATTCTCTTTTTATCGCTCCTTTTATCTGGGGTGACTAATGCCCAGAGTTCTCTGTATAGAGATGTGAAGGCAAATCAAGTGGGAGACATTATCACGGTAATTCTTAAGGAAAGCACGTCTGGCAGTTCTACCTCTGATTCTAAACTTTCCACCAGTTCTGATGGGTCAGCTAACGGTGCTATCAGTGGAAACTTTCTTCCTTTCGAACCCACTTTTGGTTCCGGCGTGAATGTGAACTACGGTTCCGATCAGAAAAACCTGTCGAGTCAGCGCCAGTTACTCGAAGGCTATATAAGTGTGCAGATTGTTGAAGTGACTGCGCGAGGAGACCTGATTGTAGAAGGAAACCGGATGACGGAAGTAAACGGCGAAGTTCACAAAATGTCGATTACCGGAACCGTTCGGCAAAATGATGTAGACAGCCGTAATCAGGTTCTTTCCTATCGGATTGCCAATGCCAATATCAGTTATCAGAAAATGGGTGGTATCAAAAAGAAAAAACAAGACCGTGGATTCCTCAAGAAAGTGGTGTTTACTGGTGTAACCCTCGGAATGGGAGCAGCCATGATACTCCGAGAACTCCAACGACGATAA
- the flgA gene encoding flagellar basal body P-ring formation chaperone FlgA: MIPILLIFLSCVFSVAEPAYPVLNDETKQFIIERAQESIEEKYDPKEYRFTLSARWIPGSLLKTSPENVRSVRLSGVVEQYTNFEVLYIEGNKPEQVQIQLKVETEQKLPVPNHRMTSGETIEAKDLSWRWVPVRMGRDNPVRKLEELNGKTLRRTLNPGQPIQHSEISTPYLVEAGEDVDLVFTEFGIQIILTCEARQSGAINEDIQIYCKETRNKYLGKVKGPGEALWQKTH, translated from the coding sequence GTGATACCGATACTCCTCATATTTCTTTCGTGTGTCTTTTCTGTAGCGGAACCGGCGTACCCCGTTTTGAATGATGAAACCAAGCAATTCATCATTGAGAGGGCACAGGAATCAATAGAAGAGAAATATGATCCCAAGGAGTATCGGTTCACTCTTTCTGCCCGGTGGATTCCCGGTAGTCTTTTAAAAACCAGTCCCGAAAATGTACGGTCTGTCAGGCTGAGTGGAGTTGTGGAGCAATACACGAATTTTGAAGTGCTTTACATTGAAGGAAATAAGCCAGAGCAGGTTCAAATCCAGCTAAAAGTTGAAACTGAACAAAAATTACCGGTACCCAATCATAGAATGACCAGCGGTGAAACCATAGAAGCCAAAGATTTAAGCTGGCGATGGGTACCTGTAAGAATGGGAAGGGATAACCCGGTTCGCAAATTGGAAGAGCTGAATGGAAAGACTTTAAGACGAACCCTGAATCCTGGACAACCCATTCAACATTCAGAGATTAGCACACCCTATTTGGTAGAAGCAGGTGAAGATGTTGATCTGGTATTCACGGAGTTTGGTATCCAGATTATTCTAACATGTGAGGCTCGACAAAGCGGAGCCATCAACGAAGACATTCAAATTTACTGTAAAGAAACCCGAAATAAATACCTGGGCAAAGTAAAAGGCCCCGGAGAAGCATTATGGCAAAAAACACATTAA
- the flgG gene encoding flagellar basal-body rod protein FlgG, producing the protein MFRALSTAALGMSAQQRSVDNIANNLANVGTTGFKRSTIAFQDLFYENIASSKLGNSGNQNSGGPSLQIGHGSRAVATIRNFMQGSVAETGNALDLAVSGAGFFQVELPDGNIGYTRDGNFSRDATGMLVNNSGLPLASQIEIPTDAVAIEVSQNGTVTALMAGDNTQVELGQIELAKFSNAGGLEALGDNLFAETESSGMPFFGEPGSEGFGVVRQGYLEQSNVDIVTEMVRLIEAQRAYETNSKMVQTAEDMMSVTNSIKR; encoded by the coding sequence ATGTTTAGAGCATTAAGTACAGCCGCACTTGGAATGAGTGCTCAACAGCGATCGGTAGATAACATAGCCAACAACCTGGCTAACGTGGGAACTACCGGTTTCAAGCGAAGCACCATTGCTTTTCAGGATCTATTCTATGAAAACATTGCCTCTTCCAAGCTTGGTAATTCAGGAAATCAGAATTCAGGTGGACCGTCATTACAGATTGGTCATGGTTCACGAGCCGTCGCCACTATCAGAAACTTTATGCAAGGTTCTGTAGCTGAAACGGGAAATGCACTGGATTTAGCCGTCAGCGGAGCTGGCTTCTTTCAGGTTGAACTACCTGACGGTAACATTGGCTATACCCGCGACGGTAACTTTAGTCGTGATGCCACCGGGATGCTTGTAAACAATTCCGGTTTGCCACTGGCCAGCCAAATTGAAATCCCAACCGATGCTGTGGCTATTGAAGTTTCTCAAAACGGAACGGTAACAGCTCTAATGGCAGGCGATAACACCCAGGTTGAACTCGGCCAAATTGAACTGGCCAAATTCTCTAATGCGGGAGGACTCGAAGCTCTGGGTGATAACTTATTTGCTGAGACTGAGTCTTCAGGAATGCCCTTTTTCGGTGAGCCGGGATCAGAAGGATTTGGTGTGGTCCGCCAGGGATACCTTGAGCAGTCCAACGTAGACATTGTAACCGAAATGGTACGATTGATTGAAGCACAGCGTGCGTATGAAACCAATTCTAAAATGGTTCAAACCGCTGAAGACATGATGTCGGTAACCAATTCTATCAAACGATAA
- a CDS encoding flagellar hook basal-body protein, producing the protein MIDRLYTQMQAMQVLSRSQEMTADNLSNINTPGFKGTKVFYRMFQENVNGKNISKSVPMQQVNLEQGVLEPTGNEFDMGINGNGFFVVEDNGEQFLTRDGRFHLDPDGYLVNSSGAKVMGDSGPVQLAEYMQSNGENGGNTMLEISKDGTIRLNNKAQDKLRIMNVVDPAMLNRKGSAYFTVMDEDLLSEDGTGMVMQGYYEKGNVQPLTEMVDMMRNMQAFESQQRALKTTDEMLSQVTTRLGRF; encoded by the coding sequence ATGATTGACAGACTATATACCCAAATGCAGGCGATGCAGGTTTTGTCCCGGTCTCAGGAAATGACGGCTGACAACCTTTCGAATATAAACACGCCGGGTTTTAAAGGGACTAAAGTGTTCTACCGCATGTTCCAGGAGAATGTGAATGGGAAAAATATTTCAAAGAGTGTACCCATGCAACAGGTGAATCTGGAGCAAGGCGTTTTGGAGCCCACCGGTAATGAGTTTGATATGGGCATTAACGGGAATGGTTTTTTTGTGGTGGAAGATAACGGAGAACAGTTTTTAACCCGTGACGGCCGCTTTCACCTTGACCCTGATGGATATCTGGTGAACAGTTCCGGTGCTAAAGTAATGGGAGATTCTGGCCCGGTTCAGCTTGCAGAATATATGCAGTCGAACGGCGAAAATGGGGGTAATACTATGCTTGAAATATCCAAAGATGGAACCATTCGCTTAAATAACAAAGCGCAGGACAAGCTTCGAATTATGAATGTGGTAGACCCAGCCATGCTGAACCGGAAAGGAAGTGCATACTTCACCGTAATGGATGAAGACTTGCTTTCTGAAGATGGTACCGGCATGGTGATGCAGGGATATTATGAAAAAGGAAATGTACAGCCCCTGACGGAGATGGTGGATATGATGAGAAACATGCAGGCTTTTGAAAGCCAGCAGCGAGCACTTAAAACCACAGATGAGATGCTTTCTCAGGTAACCACCCGACTGGGCAGGTTTTAA